Proteins found in one Pseudomonadota bacterium genomic segment:
- a CDS encoding PEGA domain-containing protein — MRVSIPVVAAVACLAWGGHAAAQTSAKDEAKRHFANGVELAGNENFAAAAAEFEVSVELYSTKMGLFNLANAYKALYRYGDALEMVDRLEREFGKKIDTELRKEIEALKESVQLIIGWLDVRVDKEGAAVRVDDLAVGASPLADKLTVGPGDHVVEAALDGFETSRRTVKVASGDTVVAEMALVPVREEPPAPAVGEGEAGAATTDGVTAKAPAAETGAEKEKGVGPLFWVALGGTVVAGALSGVFYGLAAGASKDFDAAKRDYADLAEALAADPDDPALPARDERLWSEMEDASSEMSRFGDLGLGFGIAAGALAVATVVVGIVQTRGDESAAVEVAAAPGGVSLAF, encoded by the coding sequence ATGAGGGTATCGATTCCGGTGGTCGCGGCGGTCGCCTGTCTGGCTTGGGGCGGACATGCCGCCGCCCAGACGTCGGCCAAGGACGAGGCCAAGCGGCACTTCGCCAACGGCGTCGAGCTCGCCGGAAACGAGAACTTCGCCGCCGCCGCCGCCGAGTTCGAGGTCTCCGTAGAGCTCTACTCGACGAAGATGGGCCTGTTCAACCTGGCGAACGCCTACAAGGCGCTCTACCGCTACGGCGACGCGCTCGAGATGGTCGACCGGCTGGAGCGCGAGTTCGGGAAGAAGATCGACACCGAGCTCCGCAAGGAGATCGAGGCGCTGAAGGAATCCGTGCAGCTGATCATCGGGTGGCTCGACGTGCGCGTCGACAAGGAAGGCGCCGCGGTTCGCGTCGACGATCTCGCGGTCGGCGCGAGCCCGCTCGCGGACAAGCTGACCGTCGGCCCCGGGGATCACGTCGTCGAAGCGGCGCTGGACGGCTTCGAGACCTCCCGCCGCACCGTGAAGGTCGCGTCCGGGGACACCGTCGTCGCGGAGATGGCGCTCGTCCCGGTGCGGGAAGAGCCGCCCGCGCCCGCCGTCGGCGAGGGAGAAGCCGGCGCGGCGACCACCGATGGCGTCACCGCGAAGGCGCCCGCCGCCGAGACGGGCGCCGAGAAGGAGAAGGGTGTCGGGCCGCTGTTCTGGGTCGCCCTCGGGGGCACGGTCGTGGCCGGCGCGCTCAGCGGCGTGTTCTACGGCCTCGCCGCAGGCGCATCGAAGGACTTCGATGCGGCCAAGCGCGACTACGCCGATCTGGCCGAGGCCTTGGCGGCGGACCCGGACGATCCCGCGCTTCCCGCTCGCGACGAGCGGTTGTGGAGCGAGATGGAGGACGCGTCGTCGGAGATGTCCAGGTTCGGCGACCTGGGGCTCGGGTTCGGCATCGCGGCAGGGGCGTTGGCGGTCGCGACGGTCGTGGTGGGCATCGTACAAACACGCGGCGACGAGAGCGCGGCCGTCGAGGTCGCCGCCGCACCGGGTGGAGTCTCCCTGGCGTTCTGA
- a CDS encoding ABC transporter permease, which translates to MINLARRDVGNHLGRYLLTGFGLGLLIGVTLTMAGVYRGMVDDARVLLRAVRADVWVVQQNTLGPFAEPSSLQDDVYRGLEGLPGVAETGNVAYLTMQVKHGGKDVRVMVAGYTPGRLGGPSFLVAGRPIAQSHYEAVADAKTGFEVGDRIRIRRNDFTVVGLTRRMVSSGGDPVVFIPLKDAQEAQFLKDNESIVNDRNRLAENPAVNRPGQPGVLQAVEAIQTASHRVNAVLVRVEEGHDSRQVADDIKRWKHLTAYTSGDMEDILVAKLIATAAKQIALFLIILAVVSAAIVAFIIYTMTLGKIKEIAVLKLIGTRDRTIAAMIMQEALGLGVIGFFVGKFAATLWAPVFPKHVLLETNDAMRAFVITLVICALASVLAIRAALHIDPAEAIGG; encoded by the coding sequence ATGATCAACCTCGCCCGCCGTGACGTCGGCAATCATCTTGGCCGCTACCTGCTCACCGGCTTCGGGCTCGGGCTCCTGATCGGCGTCACCTTGACCATGGCGGGGGTGTACCGGGGCATGGTCGACGACGCCAGGGTGCTGCTGCGCGCGGTCCGCGCGGACGTCTGGGTGGTGCAGCAGAACACCCTCGGCCCTTTTGCCGAGCCGTCCAGCCTCCAGGACGATGTCTATCGCGGCCTCGAAGGGCTGCCCGGGGTCGCGGAGACCGGCAACGTGGCCTATCTCACGATGCAGGTGAAGCACGGCGGCAAGGACGTCCGTGTCATGGTGGCGGGCTACACGCCCGGGCGGCTCGGTGGTCCGTCCTTTCTCGTCGCGGGACGCCCGATCGCCCAATCCCACTACGAAGCGGTGGCCGACGCCAAGACCGGGTTCGAGGTGGGCGACCGCATTCGCATTCGCCGCAACGACTTCACCGTGGTCGGGCTCACCCGGCGCATGGTGTCCTCGGGCGGCGATCCGGTGGTGTTCATTCCCCTGAAGGACGCCCAGGAGGCGCAGTTCCTGAAAGACAACGAGTCCATCGTCAACGACCGCAATCGCCTCGCCGAAAACCCCGCCGTCAATCGTCCCGGCCAGCCGGGCGTGCTCCAGGCGGTCGAGGCCATCCAGACGGCCAGCCATAGGGTCAACGCCGTCCTGGTGCGCGTGGAAGAGGGGCATGACTCACGTCAGGTGGCCGACGACATCAAGCGCTGGAAGCACCTCACCGCGTACACCAGCGGCGACATGGAAGACATCCTGGTGGCGAAGCTCATCGCCACGGCGGCCAAGCAGATCGCCCTCTTCCTGATCATCCTGGCGGTCGTGAGCGCGGCGATCGTGGCCTTCATCATCTACACGATGACGCTCGGCAAGATTAAGGAGATCGCCGTCCTGAAGCTGATCGGCACACGCGATCGCACCATCGCCGCGATGATCATGCAGGAGGCGCTGGGCCTCGGGGTCATCGGTTTCTTCGTCGGCAAGTTCGCCGCCACCCTGTGGGCGCCGGTGTTTCCCAAGCACGTGCTCCTCGAGACGAACGACGCGATGCGCGCCTTTGTGATCACGCTGGTGATCTGCGCGTTGGCCTCCGTGCTGGCGATCCGCGCGGCGCTGCACATCGACCCGGCCGAGGCGATTGGCGGATGA
- a CDS encoding DUF1566 domain-containing protein: MRTVFVVRSWMLVFAALPVVGASACFEAHMPARLDMDGGNDADTDADTDTDTDADTDIDTDTDSDTDADAGVFECTGTGMWLDPETNLCWENPPASAPVLYDAAIAHCASLGAKWHMPTISELRSIVDGCDRMSWDLLVGVCDDMADCCTVSDACNGVSCWDMTMCDGCMPLLGGPGPWGCYIKAGLLGTCTDPFFSSTERSSGVDEVWTVAFNDGYVVQRDTSTTNGRVRCVRELLSVEVGPDPCTPLRAIECGESASGETADAGSSDGIDLYSCAPFELASREVAYGFASPLNAVVDVTIDDLTSDLSLMVLPGSGAGACDPSSCVAGSFTHLLESESVSFTAAPDDPYSIVIDSWGALTGGYHVSVDCTECIPEGGAAVVFPGAPSCCPSLDTIPCDGPDADGGACAPCPGAEICANCGDSNCGPGENECNCPVDCPP; the protein is encoded by the coding sequence ATGAGAACCGTATTCGTCGTTCGCTCTTGGATGCTCGTGTTCGCCGCGCTCCCCGTCGTCGGCGCGTCGGCCTGCTTCGAGGCCCACATGCCGGCGCGGCTCGACATGGATGGTGGAAACGACGCGGACACCGACGCCGACACCGATACCGACACCGACGCGGACACGGACATCGATACCGACACCGATTCGGACACGGACGCAGACGCGGGGGTCTTCGAGTGCACCGGGACGGGGATGTGGCTCGACCCGGAGACGAACCTGTGCTGGGAGAACCCTCCCGCCTCCGCGCCCGTCCTCTACGACGCGGCGATCGCCCACTGCGCGTCGCTCGGCGCCAAGTGGCACATGCCCACCATCAGCGAGCTCCGCTCCATCGTCGACGGCTGCGACAGGATGAGCTGGGACCTGCTCGTCGGCGTCTGCGACGACATGGCGGACTGCTGCACCGTCTCCGACGCGTGCAACGGCGTCTCGTGCTGGGACATGACCATGTGCGACGGCTGCATGCCCCTCCTCGGCGGCCCCGGGCCCTGGGGCTGCTACATCAAGGCCGGCCTCCTCGGCACCTGCACGGACCCGTTCTTCTCCTCCACGGAGAGATCCTCCGGGGTCGACGAGGTCTGGACCGTGGCGTTCAACGACGGATACGTGGTGCAGCGCGACACCTCGACGACGAACGGGCGGGTGCGCTGCGTCCGGGAGCTGCTGTCCGTCGAAGTGGGCCCGGATCCGTGCACGCCGTTGCGCGCGATCGAGTGCGGCGAATCCGCCTCCGGCGAAACCGCGGACGCCGGATCGAGCGACGGGATCGACCTCTACAGCTGCGCGCCGTTCGAGCTGGCCTCCCGCGAGGTGGCGTACGGCTTCGCGAGCCCCCTGAACGCGGTCGTCGACGTCACCATCGACGACCTCACGTCGGACCTGAGCCTCATGGTGCTCCCGGGGTCGGGCGCCGGGGCGTGCGATCCGTCGAGCTGCGTCGCGGGCAGCTTCACGCACCTGCTGGAGAGCGAGAGCGTCTCGTTCACCGCGGCGCCGGACGATCCGTACTCGATCGTGATCGACAGCTGGGGGGCGTTGACCGGCGGCTACCACGTCTCCGTGGACTGCACCGAGTGCATCCCCGAGGGCGGCGCGGCGGTCGTCTTCCCCGGAGCGCCTTCGTGCTGCCCGAGCCTCGACACCATCCCCTGCGACGGCCCGGACGCCGACGGCGGCGCCTGTGCGCCGTGCCCCGGCGCCGAGATCTGCGCGAACTGCGGGGACTCGAACTGCGGGCCGGGAGAGAACGAGTGCAACTGCCCCGTCGACTGCCCGCCCTGA
- a CDS encoding efflux RND transporter periplasmic adaptor subunit encodes MKSRTKVVVLVASVVLFVAAFVWLLTTHGPLAPVGVQLGSVVRADLTPSVFGIGTVDARLAYAVGPIAPGRVLRVLVDQGEAVKAGQLLAEMDPVDLDRRVQASESAGARSRRAVQVANAQVAEATSRKRLATTNRDRDRALYEQRVISKQVLDSSTGEVERAEAALAAARANAAAVRQDVGRVDAESQGLGSLRESLRLVSPADGVVVSREAEPGTTVVAGGTVLRVVVPESLWVRARVDQSRAQGLREGQLASIVLRSAPEAPIPGRVARIEMQSDPVTEERVVNVSFDAPPARLYLGELAEVTIRLPDETGVLVVPSAAIAREGSVTGVWQMVEGRARFKQVTIGNQGQAGVTRILSGLSQNDSVIVYSSAQLTPGVRLREQKVEQP; translated from the coding sequence ATGAAGTCCAGGACCAAGGTTGTCGTTCTCGTCGCCAGCGTGGTCCTGTTCGTGGCGGCGTTCGTGTGGCTGCTGACCACGCACGGCCCGTTGGCCCCGGTGGGGGTGCAGCTCGGCAGCGTCGTTCGCGCCGACCTCACCCCCAGCGTGTTCGGCATCGGCACCGTGGATGCGCGCCTGGCCTACGCGGTCGGCCCCATAGCGCCAGGGCGGGTCCTGCGCGTGCTCGTGGATCAGGGCGAAGCCGTGAAGGCGGGGCAGTTGCTGGCGGAGATGGACCCGGTCGATCTGGACCGCCGGGTTCAGGCGTCGGAGAGCGCCGGGGCGCGCTCGCGCAGGGCGGTTCAGGTAGCGAATGCGCAGGTCGCCGAAGCCACGAGCCGCAAGAGGCTCGCCACGACGAACCGCGACCGCGATCGGGCCCTGTACGAGCAGCGCGTCATCAGCAAACAAGTGCTGGATAGCAGCACCGGCGAGGTCGAGCGAGCCGAGGCGGCACTGGCGGCGGCGCGCGCCAACGCGGCGGCGGTGAGGCAGGACGTCGGGCGCGTGGACGCCGAATCGCAGGGCCTCGGCAGCCTGCGTGAGAGCCTGAGGCTCGTGAGCCCCGCGGACGGCGTCGTCGTCTCGCGCGAGGCCGAACCGGGGACCACGGTGGTCGCCGGTGGGACCGTGCTGCGCGTCGTCGTCCCCGAGAGCCTATGGGTGCGGGCACGGGTCGATCAGTCGCGCGCCCAGGGTCTGCGGGAAGGGCAGCTCGCCAGCATCGTGCTGCGCTCCGCGCCCGAGGCTCCGATCCCGGGTCGCGTGGCCCGCATCGAGATGCAGAGCGATCCGGTGACCGAGGAGCGGGTCGTGAACGTGAGCTTCGATGCGCCGCCCGCCCGCCTCTATCTGGGCGAGCTCGCGGAAGTCACCATCCGGCTGCCGGACGAGACCGGCGTGCTCGTCGTGCCCAGCGCGGCCATCGCCCGCGAGGGCAGCGTGACCGGCGTCTGGCAGATGGTGGAGGGGCGTGCCCGCTTCAAGCAGGTCACCATCGGCAACCAGGGCCAGGCGGGCGTGACCCGCATACTCTCCGGCCTGTCCCAGAACGACAGCGTCATCGTTTACAGCTCCGCGCAGCTCACGCCCGGCGTTCGCCTTCGCGAGCAGAAGGTGGAGCAGCCATGA
- a CDS encoding TetR/AcrR family transcriptional regulator: MTTRKSTEERRREIADAAIKIIGERGLREFTAAHIAHEVGIKDGTIFRHFKDMNEITSAVLDRLQELLEAAPRFTGDPLERLEGFVLSRLHSVTVQRGIQSLLFSDQLSHALGAEGLRRVAALRNRGRELVRSCLREAGEKGLLREDLDIEGAVVLVTGMVMGFLFAATDSALPAPAGEMEQRCWQTLRSALAREQVLS, encoded by the coding sequence ATGACGACCAGAAAATCGACCGAGGAGCGACGCAGAGAGATCGCCGACGCCGCAATCAAGATCATCGGCGAGCGCGGCCTGCGGGAGTTCACGGCGGCCCACATCGCCCACGAAGTCGGTATCAAGGACGGGACGATCTTTCGTCATTTCAAGGACATGAATGAGATAACGAGCGCCGTGCTCGACCGCCTCCAGGAGTTGCTTGAGGCGGCGCCGCGGTTCACGGGAGATCCCCTCGAGCGACTGGAGGGGTTCGTCCTGAGCCGCCTCCACTCCGTCACCGTCCAGCGAGGGATACAGTCTCTCCTCTTCTCGGACCAACTCTCCCACGCCTTGGGCGCCGAAGGCCTGAGGCGGGTCGCAGCGCTCAGGAACCGAGGCCGCGAGCTCGTCAGATCGTGTCTTCGCGAAGCGGGCGAGAAGGGCCTCCTCCGGGAGGACCTCGACATCGAGGGAGCGGTCGTCCTCGTCACTGGGATGGTGATGGGGTTCTTGTTCGCGGCCACCGACAGCGCACTTCCCGCACCTGCGGGCGAAATGGAGCAACGGTGCTGGCAGACCCTCCGTTCTGCGCTCGCGCGGGAACAGGTGCTCTCATGA